Sequence from the Nitrospinaceae bacterium genome:
TCCTGCAACCGATGGTCGTCGATCAGAATCGATCCCGAATCGACGTCGTAAAAACGCATCAACAATTTCGTGAGAGTGGTTTTTCCGCTTCCGGTGTGGCCGACCAGGGCGATCTCTTCCCCCGCCTCGATGTTAAACGAAATGTTTTTAATCGCCGGCTTGCCTTTGATGTAGGAGAAACTGACTTGGTCGAATTCAATCGCCCCCCGCACGTTCGTGGTGGGGAGGTAGGCGTCTGGCGTGTCGAGGATGTCGGGGACCGCGTCGACGATTTCAAACAGCCGCTCTCCCGATGCCAGCGCATGTTGAAGCATGTGGTTCACCGAATGCAACTGGTTGATCGGCGTATAGAATAGCGCCAGATACCCGATGAACGCCACCAGCGATCCGACGGTGATCTCTCCCGCCTGCACCAGTCCGATCCCGTACAACAGGATGAACACCGTGCCGAGCGAACCCAAAAACATCATCGACGGCGAATAGACCGCCCACAGGCGCATGACTTTCAGGGTGCCGTCGCAATAGTCCTGACTGCGTTTATTGAACCGCTTGATTTCGTGAAGCTGGCGGTTGAAGGCGTGGGTTTCCCGGATTCCGGAAATGGAATCCTGAAGGGAGGCGTTCATCTTTGCCGCCTTTTCCCGCACCAGGTGATACAGGCTGTGCGCCTTGACCGTGTATTTGCTGGCGCCATAAATGAGCAACGGAATCGGCAAAAGAGCCACCAGCGCCAGCTTCCAGTGCAGGTAAAACAGAATGGCGCTGATGCCGATCAGGGTCAGCACGGCCGTCACCACCTGTTCGACCCCGTCGATGAAGATGCGCTCGACGTAATTCACGTCGTCGTTGACGCGCGACATGAGCTCTCCCGTCGAGCGGTTTTCAAAATATTTCGGCGATAGTTTCTGCAGGGCGCGGTAAACCTGCGACCGCATGTCGAACACCACTCTCTGCTCGACCTTGTTGTTGACCAGGATACGCTGATAGTTGGCGAAGTTTCGTCCGAAATAGGACAAAAGCAGTCCGCCGACGGCCCAATAGACCCAGGTCGTTTCCACTCCCTGGCTCATCTCCGGTTGACCCTCCACCAATTGATCGATGATGATCTTGATCAACCAGGGAGGAAGAAGATCCAGCAGAGTGGTGAGAATGGCAAAAAACAGGGTTAAATAAACGTATTTCGAATAAGGCTTCAAATAGCCCAAGACACGGAGCAAAGATTTCATGGATAGTTAGAACCGGAAGCTTAAAGTTATAGATACATTTTGAATTGCAGCCAAATGGCCAGCCTGCCGCTGGACCCAATATTGACTTGCGATGGATTTACGGTTTCTCGGGGTTCGTGAGCAAAGCAAAAACGTCCGTTCCATATTTCCTCCCCGCGTTGCGGGACGGAGAAATTCAAAAAAGATTTCAGGTGAAACAAACAACCATTATAATGCTATTTTTCACAATAAGGAAAGTCAACTCCGATGGATCGTATTTACCGGTTTATCAGGGGTTTTGATGGAAGGGAGACGGTATGGAATACAGGAAACTGGGGAACAGCGATTTGCAGGTGTCGGTCATCGGCTTCGGAGCCTGGGGCATCGGCGGCGCCCCGTTTTGGAGCACGGAGGGGGATCATCCCTCCTGCAAAGCCATTCTGAAGGCGGTCGATCTGGGCATCAACTTTTTCGACACCGCCCCGGTTTAC
This genomic interval carries:
- a CDS encoding ABC transporter permease, giving the protein MKSLLRVLGYLKPYSKYVYLTLFFAILTTLLDLLPPWLIKIIIDQLVEGQPEMSQGVETTWVYWAVGGLLLSYFGRNFANYQRILVNNKVEQRVVFDMRSQVYRALQKLSPKYFENRSTGELMSRVNDDVNYVERIFIDGVEQVVTAVLTLIGISAILFYLHWKLALVALLPIPLLIYGASKYTVKAHSLYHLVREKAAKMNASLQDSISGIRETHAFNRQLHEIKRFNKRSQDYCDGTLKVMRLWAVYSPSMMFLGSLGTVFILLYGIGLVQAGEITVGSLVAFIGYLALFYTPINQLHSVNHMLQHALASGERLFEIVDAVPDILDTPDAYLPTTNVRGAIEFDQVSFSYIKGKPAIKNISFNIEAGEEIALVGHTGSGKTTLTKLLMRFYDVDSGSILIDDHRLQDLKLSFLREQIGLVSQDPFLFNGTVAENILYGDIEASMDRVVQAAEAAHADDFIKNLPEGYDTLVGERGVKLSGGEKHRIAIARAFLKNPPILVLDEATSTVDTETETKIKDAIKHLMASRTTLIIAHRLSTLENADRILVLKEGHLVESGTHDELISHDSEYNQLFRNQIHL